Genomic segment of Sphingopyxis sp. QXT-31:
GCGGCAAAATGCTATTCGATTGAGGCGCATGACCACCGCGCCGCACAATCATGATTTCCTCGCCGCGTCGCACGACGACAATGCGCGGCGCACCCTGTGGGTCGTCGCACTTACCGCGGTGATGATGGTTGGCGAGATCGTCGCGGGCTATATCACCGGGTCGATGGCGCTGCTCGCCGACGGTTTTCATATGGCGACGCATGCGGGCGCGCTGGGGCTCGCCGCGGTGGCTTACGGCTATGCCAAGCGCCACCGCGACAATCCGCGCTACAGCTTCGGCACGGGCAAGGTCGGCGACCTCACCGGCTTCGCATCGGCGCTGATCCTCGGGCTGTTCGCGATCGGCATCGCGGCCGAATCGGTGCTGCGGCTGATCGACCCCGAACGCGTCGACTTTGCCAGCGCCACATTGGTCGCCGTCATCGGCCTCGCGGTGAACATTGTCAGCGCCTTGCTGCTGATGGGCGGGCACGACCATGGCCACAAGCACGGCCATGATCACGACCATCACGGCCATGATCACCACCACAGCCACGGCCACGATAACAACCTCCGCTCGGCCTATCTCCATGTGCTCGCCGACGCGCTGACCTCGGTGCTGGCGATCGCGGCTTTGCTCGCAGGGCGTTATCTCGGCTGGCGCTGGATGGACCCCGCGATGGGCATCGTCGGCGCGATTGTCATCGCGCGCTGGTCGTGGAGCCTGATGCGCGACACCGCGGCGGTGCTGCTCGACGAGACCGACGGGCGCATCGCCGATGCAGTCCAGCGCGAGGTCGCGGCGATGGGCGTGCGGCTGGTCGACCTCCACGTCTGGCGCGTCGGCCCCGGCGCGCACGCCGCGATCGTCGAGGTCGAGGGCGGACTGCCCTGCGCGGCGATCCGCGACCGGCTCGAACATATCGCCGGGATCGGCCATTTGACCGTCGCGGTGCGCTGAAGCCTGCGCTTTTCAGCGATTGCTCAGCTTTCGCTCATGACGCTCACCCGCGATGCCGGGCAGGGCAGGGCCTCCATTTTTCGGGAGGTTTTTATGGACGATGTACGAAAGAGCGGCGGCATGCCGTGGCGGCTGATCGGCTGGGGCGGCGCGATCGCGCTGCTTGCGGTGCCGCTGGTCGCGATGCAGTTCAGCGACGAGGTCGTGTGGACCGCCGGCGATTTCCTGTTCGCCGCCACGATGTTCGGCATCGTCGGCTGCACCTTCGAGGTCGCGGTGCGGATGAGCGGTAACATTGCCTATCGCGCCGGCGCCGCGCTCGGCCTGCTCGCCGGGCTGCTGCTTGTCTGGGTCAATGGCGCGGTCGGTTTCCTCGGTGACGAGGGCAACCCGTGGAATCTCCTCTTTGCGCTCGTGCTGCTCGTCGCCATCATCGGATCGGCGATCGGCCAGTATCGCGCCGCGGGCATGGCGTGTGCTATGGCCGCCGCCGCCGCGGTGCAGGTCGGCATCGGCGTCGTGGCGCTCGCGGCGAGGCTCGGCTCGGCGGGGCCGGCGGGGCTTTATGAAGCGGTGCTCGGTACCAGCCTGTTCGCCGCGCTCTGGCTGCTCTCGGCGGCGCTGTTCCTGAAGGCGGCGCGCGACGCGGCGGGCGCCTAATTTGGCGATCCCGTACAATAAGCCCTTGCCTTTCCCTGATATCCGCCGTCACCTGACGGCGGGGAATGCAGGGGGCAGGGGCGATGACGGCACCGTTCAATTTCGGGCAGCTCAAATTTCTGAAGACGCTGACCGAGGCGCTGTTTCACGGCGTCGACATGGTCATCACCGCCGACGACGTCGTGCAGAATGTCGCGACGCTGTTCGGCAAGGTCGGCGGGACCAAGCTCGACGAGCTGCAATTCTCGCTCGACATGACCGAGCTGGCGCTGGGGCCGGTGTTTGTCGAACTCGACGTCGCCGACCGCGCCGAGCGCGTTGCGAACCGGCTGCAGAACAGCGACTTCGACCTGTTCCAGGACATGGCGCGGCTGCGCGGAATTATATATGCGTGCTATTACGGCTATTGGCAGGGCGGCGACCAGCCGCGGGGCGCCGGGCAGGACGCCAATGAGGCGAACCCGGTGCACAAGCAGATCGGCTTCACCCTGCCGAAATTCCGTACCCGCATCGACCCGCCCGACCTCCCGATCGAGGATGTGCGCGGCCGCGAGATCGACGACGACCATATCCTCTCCGCCGCGACGCTGGAGGATGAATATGATGTCGTCGTCATCGGCTCGGGCGCCGGAGGCGCGGTCGCGGCGCATAATGTCGCGGCGCAGGGCTATAAGGTGCTGATCGTCGAGGCCGGCCCCTTCTACCCCTCGCACCGGATCACGCACCACGAGCTGGAGATGATCGCCGCGCTCTACAAGCATGGCGGGGTGCAGACGACGACCAACAGCGATTTCGTGATCTTTCAGGGGCGTAACGTCGGCGGCTCGTCGACGGTCAACAACGGCATCTGCCTGCGCGTCAACGAAGACGGCCGCACCCACCCCGACGCGCCCGACGTGCTCGCCAAATGGGCGAGCATCGGCGCGCCGATCGACCCCGCCGCCTTCCACGCGAGCTACGACGCGGTGCAGGCGAAGCTCGGCATCGCGCGCGCCGAACCGCGTAGCGGGCGGCATAACGGCACGCACCTCATCGACGGCTGGCTGAGGCACGCCGCGGCCTCGACCGACCCACGCGAAAAGCGCGCGATCGCCGACTGGTTCGACAAGAATTTCGGCCCGCCGAACACGCCCAGCGCCTGCGCCTATTGCGGCTATTGCAATTCGGGCTGCCCCTATGGCCGCCGCATGGGCATGGCGCAGACCTATCTGCCCCACGCGTGCCGCGACCATAAAGCGCGCATCCTGCCCGAGACCAAGGCCGAGGAAATCCTCTGGCAGGACGCATCGAACGGCAAGATCGAGGCCGAGGCGGTGCGGTTGGTGATGCCCGACGGATCGCACCGCATCGTCCGCGCACGCGTCGGCGTCGTCGTCGCGGGCGGCACGATCGCCTCGTCCAAACTGCTCGATAGTAGCGGCATCCAGGGCACCGGCTACCAGATCTCGCTCAACGTCGCCTCGCCCGTCGTGGCGCTGATGCCGGCTGGCGTCGGCGGCAAGGCGTGGGACGAGGACCAGATGACGAGCTATGTCGACTGCGGCCAATATCTGCTCGAAAGCCATTTCCAGCCGCCGATGGCGATGGCGTCGCTGATGCCCGGCTGGTTCGGCACACACGCCGAGCGGATGAAGAATTTCAGCCGCGTCCATTCAGCGGGCATCCTCTTCCCCGCCGACCGCCGCGGGCAGGTCGTCGACGGCAAGCTCAAATTCGTGCTCGACGTCGAGGACGATCTGCCCGTGCTGCGCGATGCGATGGCGACGCTGACCAAGGTCCATTTCGCCGCGGGCGCGGTCGAATGCTATCCCGCGCTGGCGAGCGGCAAGACGATCACGCCCGACATGGACGTCGACGAATTTTTCTTCCGCGAAATCAGGCAGCAGGACGACCTCACCCTGTCGAGCAGCCACCCGCACGGCGGCAATGCGATCAACGAGAATCCGCAATATGGCATCGTCGACCCCGAATGCCGCGTGCATGGCACGACCAATGTGCTGGTCACCGACGCCAGCACCTTCCCCAGCTGCATCCGCGTCAACGCGCAATGGACGACGATGGCGATGGCGCAATATGCGACCGGGCGCGGCGATCCGTTCCGGTGAGGGCTTAAACAATCCTCTCTTCCCGTTCGTGTCGAGCGAAGTCGAGACACGCCGAAGCGCCGCGCGTCCCAAGCGTGTCTCGACTTCGCTCGACACGAACGGCTAAGGGGCGAGCGAAATGACCTTCACCGTCGCCGCCCTCTATCGCTTCGCGCCCTTCGAGGACCCTGCCGCGCTGCGTCAGCCGCTGCTTGACCTCTGCGCCGCGCAAAGTGTCAGGGGCACGCTCCTCCTCGCGCGCGAAGGCATCAACGGCACCGTCGCCGGGCCCGCCGAGGGCATCGCCGCCGTCATCGCCCATATCCGCGCGCTCCCCGATTGCGCCGAACTCGACGTCAAATATTCGACCGCCGCCGTCATGCCCTTCCAGCGGCTGAAGGTGCGGCTGAAGAAGGAAATCGTGACGATGAAGGTGCCGGGCATCGACCCGTCGCGCGACGTCGGCCGCTATGTAGACCCCGCCGACTGGAACACGGTGATCGCCGATGCCGATACGGTGGTCATCGACACCCGCAACGGCTTCGAGGTCGGCTACGGCAGCTTCGACGGCGCGATCGACCCGCAAACGAAGAGCTTCGGCGATTTCCCCGGCTGGTGGCGTGATCACAAGGACGAATTTGCCGGCAAGCGCATCGCGATGTTCTGCACCGGCGGCATCCGCTGCGAAAAATCGACCGCGTTCCTGCGCAGCGAGGGTGTCGACGATGTCGTGCATTTGAAGGGCGGCATCCTAGCCTATCTCGAAGCGGTGCCGGAGACGGAGAGCCGCTGGCACGGCAGCTGCTTCGTCTTCGACGAGCGCGTGAGCGTCGGCCACGGGCTGGTCGAGGTGGGGGAGAAGGACGGCTCCCCTCCCTGAAAGGGAGGGTCGTTCGCTCCGGACGGCGTTATCGTCCAACGCGTCCTCTCGCTCTCCTTTCGTCGTCAGTTTGCGCGCGCGGCACCATATTCGACCCAGCCGAAGGGCCGCGGGCTCTTGGGCATATACATCGCGCCCTGCCGCTCGACCGCGAAGCCGGCCGCGGCGTAAGCGTCCGAAATCGGGCGGGTGAGGTGGCAATTGCCGCCGATGCGTTTCCACACGGGCTCGATCCGCCGCTGCCATTTCGCGACACCGGCATCGGGCGCGCCGCCATGCTCGAGAAATAGCGCGGTCCCGCCGGGCTTCAGCACACGGCGGATTTCGCTCAGCACTGCCTTCTGCTCGGCCACCGAGCAGAGGGTGAAGGTCGTCACCACCGTGTCGAAGCTTGCATCGCCGAAGGGCATCGCCTCGCCGACCCCGCCCTGGATATCGGCGTCGATGCCGTGCGCCGCCGCCGCGGCGCGGCTCATCGCCAGCAACTCGGGCGAGGGATCGAGCCCGGCGAAGCTCTTCACCCGCGCGCGATCGTAAAATTCCATGTTGATGCCGCCGCCGCAGCCGAGCTCGAGCACATCGCCCGCCGCATGCGGCACGACCTTGCTCCTCGCCTTCATGATCTGCCCCTGCGAACAGGCGCATTTGATCAGTCGCGGAACGCCATGCCTCTCCCACCAGCTCGCCATAAAGCGGACTCCCCTTGGCGCGCAGCCTGTCCCTTGCTAGCGCGCTTGGCAACACCCATCTGTGCGCTCCGCCACAGGGATAGAAAGACGATCATGCCCGCCACCCACCACACCAAGATGCTCATCCTCGGTTCCGGCCCCGCGGGCCTGTCCGCCGCGATCTACGCCGCGCGCGCGGGCATGATGCCGATCGTGGTGCAGGGGCTCCAGCCCGGCGGCCAGCTCACCATCACCACCGACGTCGAAAACTACCCCGGCTATGCCGAGGTGATCCAGGGCCCCTGGCTGATGGAACAGATGACCGCGCAGGCGGTGCATGTCGGCACCAGCATGATCTGGGACACGATCGTCGACGTCGACCTGTCGCAGCGCCCGTTCAAGCTGACCGGCGACGGCGGCGACGTCTATCTCGCCGAAACGCTCGTGATCGCGACCGGCGCGCAGGCCAAATGGCTCGGCGCGCCCGGCGAGCAGGCACTGGGCGGCAAAGGCGTCTCGGCCTGTGCGACGTGCGATGGCTTCTTCTACCGCGGCAAGAAAGTCGTTGTCATCGGCGGCGGCAATACCGCGGTCGAGGAAGCGCTGTACCTCACCAACCACAGCGACGATGTGACGCTCATCCACCGCCGCGATCATCTGCGCGCCGAAAAGATCCTGCAGGACCGCCTCTTCGCCAACCCGAAGATCAAGGTCCTCTGGAACAAGAAGGTCGACCGCTTCGTCGCGGGCGAGGGCGTGTCGGGCCTCGTCGGCGTCGACCTGATCGACACCGTCACCGGCGAGGCGAGCCACGAGCCGACCGACGGCGGCTTCGTCGCGATCGGCCACAGTCCCTCGACCGAGCTCTTCAAGGGCAAGCTGCCACTCGACGCCGACGGCTATCTCGAAGTCACGCCGGGCACGTCGCTGACGAGCATCCCGGGCGTCTTCGCCGCGGGCGACGTCACCGACAAGGTCTACCGCCAGGCCGTTACCGCCGCGGGCATGGGCTGCATGGCGGCCTTGGATGCGGAGCGGTTTCTGGCCGAGGCCGAGTATCACGGGATGGTGGATGCCTGATCGCCACGAAGACGATCCGCGCAGAGGCGCAGAGGCCGCAGAGATTCTGGTTCGCGCGGAGCAGCGGAGGCGCGGAGAAAATTCTCCTACCTCGTTCGTGCTGAGCTTGTCGAAGCACAGTCCTTCTCCCGCCCCGAAGAAAAGAACGGCCCTTCGACAAACTCAGGGCGAACGGATCTAAAATCCTCTCCGCGCCTCCGCGTCTCCGCGCGAACAATTTCTTCTTCTCTGCGGTCTCTGCGCCTCTGCGCGAAAATATTTCTAGCCGAGCGCCGCCAAAATCCGCTCCGCCAGCCACTCGCCATCCTTCCCCGCAAAACTATGCGAAGGACTCGCCAGCCGCTCGATGCGGATCGACCCCGCGTTCGCCTCGATATGCGCCAATGACGGCGCAAGCTTTTCCATAAACGCCTGCGCCGTCCGGTCTCCGGTCGCGAGCAATATCGTCACCGGGCAGAACATCTCCGCCAGCGTCGCGTCCAGTTCACCTGCAAGGCTGCCGAACGCCGGCGCCGCCGGCTTCTTGCGCATCGCCGACAGCCCACGCGCGAGCTTCTTCAAATCGATCTCGCCCTTCACCAGCCGCAGCAGGCTTTTCGGATCCTTGAGCCGCGTTAGATAGCGCGAGCGGATCGCCGACGCCGGGGGCAGGGCGGGTTCTTCCGCTTCGCCCTCGTCGCCGCAGTCGTCCTCATAAGTCCAGGGATTGGCGAGGATCAGCCCGTCGACCGCCAGCGGCTGGTGCAGCAGCAAGGCGCTCGCCGCGTCGCAATTGCCGAAGGCGACCACGCGTGTCAGCTGCGGCGCGGCCTCGCGGAACGCCGCGAGTGCCGCCGCGATGTCGGGCCCGCTCGACCGGTAGCCGCCGTTGTCGCCGTCGCTGTCGCCGATCCCGCGCCGGTCGAAGCGGAACACCGGATGTCCGGCCGCAGCGCTGCGCTGCGCCAGCATCGCCATGCCGCGATGCGCACCGCTGCGGATCTCGTTGCCGCCCGATACGATGAGAAGGCCGGTCGAGCCTGCCGCCTCGTCGAGCGTCGCGGCAAGCACCGCGTTCTCGCATGCAAAGTTCAGCGGGCGCCGCATGTCGCGCTCCAAGCCGCAATGTCGTCGGCGATCGCCTCGGCCATCGCCGCATCCTCGCCCGGCTCGGCGCGCAGCCACAGGGGCGTTCCCGCGATCCCGTCGGCGCCCAGCGCGACGATGCGCAGCGGTTCAACCGGCTGGGCCTCGGCGGCGCCCAACTGCGCGACCATCGCAGGCGAAAGGCGATTGCCCGCTAACAAGAGCGGTTCGTTCTTCGCGGTCTCGCTCAGGCTCTCGATCGACGAGGTCACCCCCGCCTCGCGATCCGCCGACACCCGCGCGCGCAGCAGGGTGCGCAGCAAAGATGAACCACCGACCGGGGCCAAGCGCCACCAGCCAGCTGCCGCGACTGGATGATCGATCAAGCAACCGCCGCGCACCGATGCCACCAGCACCGGCCCGTCGATCCCGGCCGCAACCTCCGCCAGCGCCACCTGCCAGTCCGAAAGATCGACATCTTCCAGCGCCACCAAACTCTCATTCTGCCCCGGCAGATCGGGCATGACCGCCGCAACGCCGCGCGCGGCGAGCGCCCGCATCGCCAGCACCAGGGTGCGGCGCGTGCGGTTCGCTTCCTCGAACAGCGGCGGAACGATCAACACGGTCGCGCGCGGCGCACCGGCGGGCTCTATGCGCAAGATATGCTCGTCCATGCGCGCGCCCGATAAATCTCAGTCGGTCACTTTGCGCAGCGAAAAGGCCAGCAAATTGCCGTAGGTTTCGAAAATCTCGCCGTCGATCTCGTCGTCGTCGATGATGATGCCGAGGCGATCCTCCATCTCGGTCAGCACCGTCGCGACCGCCATCGAGTCGAACTCGGGCAGTTCGCCGAACAGCCCGCTCTTTTCGGTCAGCGCTGCGGCGCGGGCCTCGCCCAGGCCCAGGATGTCCGCGAGCAAGGAGCGGAGCGTAGCATCGACGCCAGAAGGGGAGGGGGCGGCGGAAGTATCGGTCATCACGTCCTCACTCGCGCCCCAGCTTCGAGCGCGCAAAAGCCTTTATCGCGGGCCCCCATGCCGCGATGTGCGCCGGATTGAAAGCCTCCAATCGCCACAGCGGCTCGTGCCGGTTCATCCAGTCCTTCTTGTAGCCGTCGTTGCCGGTGCCGAAATCGACGCGCGCCACTTGATCGACCTCGATCACATGGCGAAACAGCGCCGCCGACAACAAGGTTCCCGGCGAGGCTTTTAGGCTATCCTCGACATGCGCCAGCTTGTGGATGAAGGCGGTGCCGTCCTCGACCGTCCAGAACTGCGCTGCAACCGGAATCCCCTCGATCCGCGCGATCCCCATGCGAAAGGTGCCGCGGCGGCTCTCGGTCTCGGCAAAGGCGCGCAGCAGTGCCGGGTCGCCCTCCTCGGGTTTCCAGCTCGCGGCATAAATGCTTTCATAGGCGGCCCAGCTGCCGGGGTCATATTCGGTCAGCAGCTGGATATCGACCACGCCCTTCTTCGCTTTGCGCTTGACGGTGTTCTTGAGCGCGCCCGGACGGCCCTCCCACCAGTCGTCGTGGCTCATGCCCTTTAGGTCGAGCCAGTGGCGGTCGCCCGCGG
This window contains:
- the trxB gene encoding thioredoxin-disulfide reductase encodes the protein MPATHHTKMLILGSGPAGLSAAIYAARAGMMPIVVQGLQPGGQLTITTDVENYPGYAEVIQGPWLMEQMTAQAVHVGTSMIWDTIVDVDLSQRPFKLTGDGGDVYLAETLVIATGAQAKWLGAPGEQALGGKGVSACATCDGFFYRGKKVVVIGGGNTAVEEALYLTNHSDDVTLIHRRDHLRAEKILQDRLFANPKIKVLWNKKVDRFVAGEGVSGLVGVDLIDTVTGEASHEPTDGGFVAIGHSPSTELFKGKLPLDADGYLEVTPGTSLTSIPGVFAAGDVTDKVYRQAVTAAGMGCMAALDAERFLAEAEYHGMVDA
- a CDS encoding class I SAM-dependent methyltransferase, translated to MASWWERHGVPRLIKCACSQGQIMKARSKVVPHAAGDVLELGCGGGINMEFYDRARVKSFAGLDPSPELLAMSRAAAAAHGIDADIQGGVGEAMPFGDASFDTVVTTFTLCSVAEQKAVLSEIRRVLKPGGTALFLEHGGAPDAGVAKWQRRIEPVWKRIGGNCHLTRPISDAYAAAGFAVERQGAMYMPKSPRPFGWVEYGAARAN
- the trhO gene encoding oxygen-dependent tRNA uridine(34) hydroxylase TrhO, translated to MTFTVAALYRFAPFEDPAALRQPLLDLCAAQSVRGTLLLAREGINGTVAGPAEGIAAVIAHIRALPDCAELDVKYSTAAVMPFQRLKVRLKKEIVTMKVPGIDPSRDVGRYVDPADWNTVIADADTVVIDTRNGFEVGYGSFDGAIDPQTKSFGDFPGWWRDHKDEFAGKRIAMFCTGGIRCEKSTAFLRSEGVDDVVHLKGGILAYLEAVPETESRWHGSCFVFDERVSVGHGLVEVGEKDGSPP
- a CDS encoding GNAT family N-acetyltransferase, encoding MQGNGELRANDEAGLPADARAGAPASPFERAAWFDLLAAHGFAGEARVDAYGEAGAVTAWLPLRRDHAGQLSGLTNWYSFAIRPLFVGEGDRAAALRALFAKLKKRGRRLTLYPVPDAAQADVASAMRAAGWWVKAVPAGDRHWLDLKGMSHDDWWEGRPGALKNTVKRKAKKGVVDIQLLTEYDPGSWAAYESIYAASWKPEEGDPALLRAFAETESRRGTFRMGIARIEGIPVAAQFWTVEDGTAFIHKLAHVEDSLKASPGTLLSAALFRHVIEVDQVARVDFGTGNDGYKKDWMNRHEPLWRLEAFNPAHIAAWGPAIKAFARSKLGRE
- a CDS encoding GMC family oxidoreductase N-terminal domain-containing protein encodes the protein MTAPFNFGQLKFLKTLTEALFHGVDMVITADDVVQNVATLFGKVGGTKLDELQFSLDMTELALGPVFVELDVADRAERVANRLQNSDFDLFQDMARLRGIIYACYYGYWQGGDQPRGAGQDANEANPVHKQIGFTLPKFRTRIDPPDLPIEDVRGREIDDDHILSAATLEDEYDVVVIGSGAGGAVAAHNVAAQGYKVLIVEAGPFYPSHRITHHELEMIAALYKHGGVQTTTNSDFVIFQGRNVGGSSTVNNGICLRVNEDGRTHPDAPDVLAKWASIGAPIDPAAFHASYDAVQAKLGIARAEPRSGRHNGTHLIDGWLRHAAASTDPREKRAIADWFDKNFGPPNTPSACAYCGYCNSGCPYGRRMGMAQTYLPHACRDHKARILPETKAEEILWQDASNGKIEAEAVRLVMPDGSHRIVRARVGVVVAGGTIASSKLLDSSGIQGTGYQISLNVASPVVALMPAGVGGKAWDEDQMTSYVDCGQYLLESHFQPPMAMASLMPGWFGTHAERMKNFSRVHSAGILFPADRRGQVVDGKLKFVLDVEDDLPVLRDAMATLTKVHFAAGAVECYPALASGKTITPDMDVDEFFFREIRQQDDLTLSSSHPHGGNAINENPQYGIVDPECRVHGTTNVLVTDASTFPSCIRVNAQWTTMAMAQYATGRGDPFR
- a CDS encoding phosphopantetheine-binding protein → MTDTSAAPSPSGVDATLRSLLADILGLGEARAAALTEKSGLFGELPEFDSMAVATVLTEMEDRLGIIIDDDEIDGEIFETYGNLLAFSLRKVTD
- the dmeF gene encoding CDF family Co(II)/Ni(II) efflux transporter DmeF, giving the protein MTTAPHNHDFLAASHDDNARRTLWVVALTAVMMVGEIVAGYITGSMALLADGFHMATHAGALGLAAVAYGYAKRHRDNPRYSFGTGKVGDLTGFASALILGLFAIGIAAESVLRLIDPERVDFASATLVAVIGLAVNIVSALLLMGGHDHGHKHGHDHDHHGHDHHHSHGHDNNLRSAYLHVLADALTSVLAIAALLAGRYLGWRWMDPAMGIVGAIVIARWSWSLMRDTAAVLLDETDGRIADAVQREVAAMGVRLVDLHVWRVGPGAHAAIVEVEGGLPCAAIRDRLEHIAGIGHLTVAVR
- a CDS encoding hydrolase 1, exosortase A system-associated; the protein is MRRPLNFACENAVLAATLDEAAGSTGLLIVSGGNEIRSGAHRGMAMLAQRSAAAGHPVFRFDRRGIGDSDGDNGGYRSSGPDIAAALAAFREAAPQLTRVVAFGNCDAASALLLHQPLAVDGLILANPWTYEDDCGDEGEAEEPALPPASAIRSRYLTRLKDPKSLLRLVKGEIDLKKLARGLSAMRKKPAAPAFGSLAGELDATLAEMFCPVTILLATGDRTAQAFMEKLAPSLAHIEANAGSIRIERLASPSHSFAGKDGEWLAERILAALG